The genomic window tgtttttaTACTTTCACAAATAGGATTTAATTTACTTAGAATtgactctatttttttcttgtttttactaTCTATGTTCGCTTTCCAGAATTTTATACgttattcaaagaaaatactTGACCAAATACATGTAATAACATATTGGTTATCTAGAAACAAAAGACGAGtacaagatacaaaaaaaaaaaacaaaggggACAAAGAATGGTGTggagaaaaaagtttgaagaagaaagaaaaaaaagtgaggAAATTGTGATGATAATGGTAGGGGTGGTGGGGAACATATCTCTTCTTTATCagtttccctttttttttttctctctcaaaaatCATGTTTGGagtttcttttggttcaagctaaatctttttctcttcttctttctaatagtatctatttgtttcttcaaaccAAACGATATCTACGCAATACATGTCGGTTATTGTGATAACGACATTGTTTGGATGTTTCGGGTTCAAAAGATTTGTATGAATGTgtatactatatatgtttttggcTCAATGATAAAGACACTTGATAAGAGATTCAGGATcgtttcaaattattttaaaaaactatatataatatgaaaaacacTTTAATACTTAAGAATACTATTTGTAATCCGTAAAACTTTAAGTTCTAAaaccattaattaaaaataagaaacaagttACGTTGTACATATAAACTAAAAGACGGAATGGAATATGATTTGATTGTAAAAATAACTTTGGACAAAATCTTCCAATtataaaagagagaacaaagagTTCTAATCATATTGATTGGTAGGtcatgaagaagcttaagGAGTGATTGTAGAAGAGTGGAAGTGGAGGCGACAAAGTGAGGAGACACGTGGAAAAAGGCACGTGACGTGGGGAACGTGAAATGTTGTCGATAGTGTTTACTGTCTCGTGCTTGCAAAACTATATGTATGTTTTGGAGTGTGAGAATTGTGACGTATCCTCAGTCCTTAGTCCATAGGCGAAGCATCTCTCATTAGCTCCTCTCTTTAAGGTTACGCATTCATTACTCATGCTTCCcttctctcattttctttctttttctatattcCCCTCTATTTGTTTCTTCGCTTCTAATTTATTACATGTAACGTACAAAACCAAGAAGCATGCACTTTTTTCTGGTGACcaaagtttaatatatcaacCGAATTGACTATACCACATACATGTTTCTATCTAAATCCAATGAATATTACACAAATAGAATCTTGGTGTGCCAACCAAAGAGAAGCATTTATTAAAGTCACTATTTTGAATACTAACGACGGATAAGACTAAGATCACCAATATGATGTGTTTTGGTCTCTGCCATGAAAAGATACAGAAATTCTGATTAAGATTTGTGGGAGATTAGCACCACTTGATTCACTTTGATTGCTACACATAAAAGGTTGGTAAATTGGTTTAGTATTGGAAAAATATAGTAGTGGTTGGACTTGACTATAGATGCTTCATGataagataaattaaaagGAACAATCAAATTAGTAGAGGAGTGTAATTACTAACAGCGACGTGGATTAAAATCATGGAAAGCTCAAACTCTTGTCATGCTTAGATACAATGGAGTCCACGTAGactattttcaatattttttgtcaTAATTAAAGAACATTATTAGAGAGTTAATGACGTACATGAGACGTGTTTAGCAGTTGATattcaatttaaaaaacattttgacaTACTTTAatgctaaaacaaaaacattttttttgcttaaagtGTCTCGCggttataaaaaaaaccttaattatGGAAGTGTTGTTTGTCGAACCCACGAATGCATCAATGCGCGTCACGATAGTCTCATGCATTGAACTTGATTTTACTAAGACGGATAATGAAGTAAACTATGTATTGTACATTGGTCTacatttatttaagaaaacatgttCTTATCCGGTTTAGAACTATCTTGTCTACGTTCATATGATTCCTTAAATCTAAGCCTAAACTTTTTAAACTAAATCAGTCACAGtttcttattcatttatagtgttttaacaaaataattcagTTAATTCTAAAATCCAAccctaattattttataagaaatcaaacaatcttttttctttttttttttgttaaacgaAAGGTAGTACTAGGAGTCGAGTATATTTacattgaaacaaacaaaatttaattagaacACACCCAGCAAAAAAATCCGAGCACAAAGTCAAAACCAACACTTTGACCAAGTGTCTGCATGACACGTGTATTTGTCTGCTACATGGACAACATCTTTAACAACACTGTCTCATCATTCCaccattttctttaattaaaaaaaaaacatatcagaAAGACCATTCCAATATTATTACTTCTTCCTTTTAAGCtctaacaattaaataaaaatttccattctctatatataatacacaCACGTTCAAATCATTAATCACCTGTTTTAGATAAAAtcatagagagagagaaatagtaaaagaaataaaaaaaaatgggaagaGGGAGAAGCTCATCGTCTTCATCGATAGAGAGCAGCTGCAAAAGCAACCCATTTGGTGTGTCTTCGAGTAATACTCGGAACCTAAGCACGGACCTGAGACTCGGGCTCAGCTTCGGATCATCTTCCGGACAATATTACAACGGTGGAGATAACCATGAATATGATGGAGTCGGTGCGGCAGAGGAAATGATGatcatggaagaagaagagcaaaacgAGTGTAATAGTGTCGGAAGCTTCTACGTGAAAGTGAACATGGAAGGAGTTCCTATTGGGAGAAAGATCGATCTTTTATCTCTTAATGGATATCATGATTTGATCACAACTCTCGACTACATGTTCAATGCTTCAATCCTTTGTAAGTATCTACACACACTTAATTACATCTTTGCATGTAGACTTagttaatatttatatttgttatacCTCTCTTTGCATGTATATAGTTAAGACCAAAACTAATggcaataaaaaaattgtgaaaataggggctgaagaagaagatatgtgtAGTGAGAAGAGTCACGTGCTAACGTACGCAGACAAAGAAGGTGACTGGATGATGGTTGGAGATGTTCCTTGGGAGTaagttcttttttaattttagtgtATTAAAAATCTCTAgttaagtattttttttgacataattatgtaaaaattCCCTTTAATTAATGGGGACTTAATTGATTATGTAGGATGTTCTTGTCTAGCGTGAGAAGACTAAAGATCTCAAGAGCTTATCACTACTGATTTTCTAAAAGCAAACTTGGAAGAATCTAGGATTGACCAATACAGTCAGTGGTGGTGGGGGAAAAAGTTAGTTTTGTCTGAATGTAAATCACTTGTTCGagattttattcaaattttgtttctagttttattacatttataaaaaaatcggTTGTAACTTGTAATGAAGctatttttttcaagaaaaaaagctGTAGCTAATGCAGATCCTTTTTGGTTTAGTAgttatttttatggttttagaCATAGATTAGATAATACTAGAAATATGAATTGTTTTGGAACACTGCTGAATTAGGTTCATATTCGTATTCTAGTTTTCACAAAGTTTCAGTTGAGTTACTAGTTTAACCAAATCAAGAtctatttcatattttcatactATCATTTACTTCTCAATTCAACTATTTTACCGGAATAAACAGTGAAATATAGTTGTTCTAGTTATGGAAtctgaaattgaaaaataattgtcaaaaaatttcaacagACTCTGTCGGAGATATTACAATTGTTCCGCTCACCAAAAGCATTAAAGCCCAtacaaggaaaacaaaaacaaaaactcttaaGCCACTCTGATTATTTTCCTCACTGCACACAAATTTACacgaaaacaacaaaagatgaaagaaagcatcatttttcaaaatcgaAGAGGTTTCTTCAGAATCAAGCAAACTGTGTTTCCCCTTTGATGTTCAAAACTTCACAGTAACTTACCAAGAAAGTAACCATGGTGATCTACTTAAACCACTTGATATCTCCATATTATTTTCCGATAACCCGAAACAATCAGATCCATGTTCCGGGAATATACTCTCTTTCAAAGAATCACAAGTAATTTCCGGCGAAACCCACTGTGAATAACCTCTCACATTCGAGCATTCCCATGGTGATTTCTTCgaattcttcttcactctAAGAGTAACATTAAGGAAACATATATTCTTAAACACATCTCCTTCTATACCTTCAAGAAGACCCGCAACACCTATTCCATCGCCATTTACATTCTCAAAGGTGATTTTCTCTATAGCTGGGAGTGCTTTGGGATCGTATTTCTCATCAGGATGTTCACCGTACTTACCGGTGAACCTAATCGCTTTCTTTACATTATCGAGCTTCACGTTCAAGATGTGAACGTTTCTAACATACCCGCCTCTTCCAGCAGAAGTCTTGATTCTGATTCCAGTATTCGAATTGAACAAATGTAAGTCTTTAATGTATATTTCGGATACACCTCCCGACATTTCACTTCCTATTGCTATTCCTGAGCTTGAAGTAGTTTGACCTGTTAACCGATTAATCTTGATCTTGGAGCTCGGTCTTGCGTAGGATATTCCATACTCATCCCATCCGCTTTTTATCGATACCAAATCATCCCCGGTAACTATGTAACAATCCTCTATGCAAACATTAGTTGATGAATCTGCAAACAGAACAATTTCCAAAGATAATAATAAGGTACATATCTTGAATCTACGAGTAAAATTTGCAAGGAAACTCACCTGGATCAACTCCATCTGTATTTGGAGATTCAAGAGGAGCCAAAATTGTGAGATTCTTTACAACAACATCTCTGTTCAGACAAAAACTCCATATCAGAACATTGAAGAGAGAAATTTGGTggatatcaaaatcaaatcatgaTTAAGTTATTATGACCTGCAATAAACAGGATGAATGTTCCAAAACGGTGAATTCAAGAATGTGAGGTTGGAGATGATCAGACCAGTAGAGTTCATGAGCTCAACAAGATGAGGTCTTGTATAGTTAAGCTCTCCATTTCTAAACCAATCCCACCATACAGTTCCTTGACCATCAATTGTCCCGTTCTCGCCTAAAATGTTGATATCATCAGACAGcatatctaaaactagcaTCATCAGTTCaaaactaatcattttttataaatgctGTACTAGTACCTGTTATGACTACATCTGTGAGATTCTGACCATATATAAGACTTCTGTGTCTTCTACCGGGCAATTCTCTTCCTCGTCCATATGATGGTAATGGATCAACCACGGGCCAATTCTCTGAGCTCTGAGTGTTAACAAGTTGTATAAGTGATCACAGTTCATATAGCAAAGGGTATGCTTGTAAAGATTCAAAAAGGCAGAGACTTGCCGTTGACCCGAGAATCGTTGCACCTTTATCTAGCCATAAGGTGAGGTGACTGATAAGGTCGAAACTCCCGGTAAGCCACTGACCAGCGGGAACAAAAAGCTTGGCCCCGCCTTTATCAGAGAAAGAATTGAGGTAGAACAGAGCATTCTGAAAGGCTTTAGTGTTTAGAGTCACACCATCTCCAACCGCTCCAAACTCTGTAATCGATACGCTGTGAGGCCGGTGAAGACTCGCTAAATTGGAATATTCACAATGCAGGCTTTCTCCAACACTACACCAAGCCCCATAGAAGGCCTGTACCAGGAGCACATACAAGAGctgcaaaaaccaaaatttctcAAGTCTCAAGCTTTAATGAAACTCTGATAGCACACTGGAGCCACATTTCACTCTAAAACTAAGCAATGCGCAAAAGCAATCAGAACACTTGTTGTATAAAAATTCTCCACCTATTGTAGAACATTGTGATCCTATGATGTTCTCAAGTCTCAAGCTTTATGAAACTCACACATTAAACAGTGGAAGAAGCACAATTTAGGTGAGAGCCGCATTTCACATCTATAAGCtaacaaacatcaaatcaggaagaaagatgaaatatTGCACAGTAAAAACAGTGAATTCTCAACCTTTAAACCAGATTTCAGATCTTAAagacaaagatatatatacatattaccAGATTTGAGAGACAAGAGCATTGGAATTGTCTAAGTAATgtccaaagaaagaagagataaaTTGATAAAGACTTACAAGGAAAGATCTCTTCATATGAAAAGAAGATCTGTGATCTCCTCCTCCAGgaaacttaaattaaaaatcttgaCAAAAAATCTTTAGCAGCTTGGAatccttctctgtttctcagtCACTCACTCATAGATTGGTagctaaaaatcaaaactttgaatcaCAAAAAATTTCTCTCTCATGGATGGATGGATAGTAGTAGCAAGTTGCAAAGATTGATTAGATGGGTCAGTGGTGAGAGGAAACTGGGGAACCCACAATGGACATAAAAATCATTGAAAGAGACCGTTTCTGCCCGCCAAAATTCAAGCAGTAGGTCCATCTTCTACCTTCTCCGTACCCATGATCATCGCCATTAccaattttttaatatcttccTCCTACGAAAACCAAGATATAATTAGAGACTTTAAACcataattaaagaagaagaagaacattcGATTCGATGATATCTAAGATGTCTGGAGATACCTTATTTGATGTTCTGTTACAAAGAGACAAAGAGGGTCACTGAGAGAAAcccagagagaaagagaaacccaGTCTGTATTAATATGAACAACACTTATAAatcaattgtttcttttgttgggAAGGAATCAGCGTATTTCATGTGATCCGAACtaaaagaatattattataaaaaggataaagagaaaattgtGACCTTCAAATTCTTCTTACATCGAAGATTGATTGATTCTATTGAAGCAAAAAAGGGTTTTTTGAAAAGCTctgtaattcttttttttttactaatgaGACGAAACGCTGTCGTTTAGTTGGAAGAAGATAACGGATCACGTGACACGTGGCGTTTGGTCTCGTAAGTCGTAACGTAGTGAGAGTTGACTGACTCTGCTAATTATACGTTTTCATAATTTcagttaaaaaaagataaatggaCACCAGAAAAAGAGCTAGAATTGGTGAAGggattttttgaaattatattcCGAAATTAGAGAGAAGAATTAATAAGACAGGCATAGTAATGAGACAGACTTGTTGTTgtctataaataaaacaatacaaCATCCATAATTACTATACTTAATTACCCCCCCTTTAATTATTCAGCAAACATACCACCATCATGGACCGGATTATCTGGTCAAAATACCCtatataaacaattatttcaaatattcaCTATTGACTAAgacaaatcaatttttttctgtaaaaaCAGAGCTTAATGGTGAGATCCATAGATTAAATACTATTGAATATCATCAGTtaatctatcaatcaatagtCAATAGATCAAATCTACgcctgaaaacaaaaccaaaccgaaaacGAGTCTAAACCAAagtaaacaagagaaacacaagaagaagcaatttTCATCAACTTTGTAACTCCTGCAGTCCTGCCCCCAATAAGTCCACTTTCTTTGCAGGCTTCCCTGAATGCAACAAAACATAATGTGATTAATTAATCTTAACAACGACATTTGGGATATGATTATGGGGTTCTCTTCCGTTAACAAATAGTAAACCAGGCCACTTTCCGGTTTACGTAATATTGGTCTGAAATTTATGCTAAAACGAATTCGGTACCGTTTTCCATCAATATCTTTGAATCAAACAACTCTTTATAATTCTTAGTGCAATCACAGTCAAAATAACTCAAATAGCTTTTGGTCAAAATATCAGATCAAAGCACAATGCACTTGAGAGAGTCTTTACAAGCCAAAAGTAAATTTTCAtgaattgaatcaaaacatgatgAACACTTAGTAACTCCTGCCCCAATAGGTCCATTTCTTTGCAGGTTTTCCTGAAGCAAAGCAGAGAGTGCCTGCATCGAAAACATTGAAGCTTCGTGTCAATGGATGGACTAAATTTATGAGCCAAATTTCTCAAACAGATTCTAAATTTAGAGGGTCTCTGACC from Arabidopsis thaliana chromosome 3, partial sequence includes these protein-coding regions:
- a CDS encoding Pectin lyase-like superfamily protein (Pectin lyase-like superfamily protein; FUNCTIONS IN: polygalacturonase activity; INVOLVED IN: response to cyclopentenone, carbohydrate metabolic process; LOCATED IN: vacuole; EXPRESSED IN: 25 plant structures; EXPRESSED DURING: 15 growth stages; CONTAINS InterPro DOMAIN/s: Pectin lyase fold/virulence factor (InterPro:IPR011050), Glycoside hydrolase, family 28 (InterPro:IPR000743), Pectin lyase fold (InterPro:IPR012334), Parallel beta-helix repeat (InterPro:IPR006626); BEST Arabidopsis thaliana protein match is: Pectin lyase-like superfamily protein (TAIR:AT4G23500.1); Has 30201 Blast hits to 17322 proteins in 780 species: Archae - 12; Bacteria - 1396; Metazoa - 17338; Fungi - 3422; Plants - 5037; Viruses - 0; Other Eukaryotes - 2996 (source: NCBI BLink).) — its product is MKRSFLLLYVLLVQAFYGAWCSVGESLHCEYSNLASLHRPHSVSITEFGAVGDGVTLNTKAFQNALFYLNSFSDKGGAKLFVPAGQWLTGSFDLISHLTLWLDKGATILGSTSSENWPVVDPLPSYGRGRELPGRRHRSLIYGQNLTDVVITGENGTIDGQGTVWWDWFRNGELNYTRPHLVELMNSTGLIISNLTFLNSPFWNIHPVYCRDVVVKNLTILAPLESPNTDGVDPDSSTNVCIEDCYIVTGDDLVSIKSGWDEYGISYARPSSKIKINRLTGQTTSSSGIAIGSEMSGGVSEIYIKDLHLFNSNTGIRIKTSAGRGGYVRNVHILNVKLDNVKKAIRFTGKYGEHPDEKYDPKALPAIEKITFENVNGDGIGVAGLLEGIEGDVFKNICFLNVTLRVKKNSKKSPWECSNVRGYSQWVSPEITCDSLKESIFPEHGSDCFGLSENNMEISSGLSRSPWLLSW
- the IAA30 gene encoding indole-3-acetic acid inducible 30 (indole-3-acetic acid inducible 30 (IAA30); FUNCTIONS IN: sequence-specific DNA binding transcription factor activity; INVOLVED IN: gravitropism, response to auxin stimulus, response to cyclopentenone, somatic embryogenesis, root development; LOCATED IN: nucleus, chloroplast; EXPRESSED IN: 16 plant structures; EXPRESSED DURING: 6 growth stages; CONTAINS InterPro DOMAIN/s: Aux/IAA-ARF-dimerisation (InterPro:IPR011525), AUX/IAA protein (InterPro:IPR003311); BEST Arabidopsis thaliana protein match is: indole-3-acetic acid inducible 20 (TAIR:AT2G46990.1); Has 1798 Blast hits to 1798 proteins in 77 species: Archae - 0; Bacteria - 0; Metazoa - 0; Fungi - 0; Plants - 1797; Viruses - 0; Other Eukaryotes - 1 (source: NCBI BLink).): MGRGRSSSSSSIESSCKSNPFGVSSSNTRNLSTDLRLGLSFGSSSGQYYNGGDNHEYDGVGAAEEMMIMEEEEQNECNSVGSFYVKVNMEGVPIGRKIDLLSLNGYHDLITTLDYMFNASILWAEEEDMCSEKSHVLTYADKEGDWMMVGDVPWEMFLSSVRRLKISRAYHY
- the IAA30 gene encoding indole-3-acetic acid inducible 30; the encoded protein is MGRGRSSSSSSIESSCKSNPFGVSSSNTRNLSTDLRLGLSFGSSSGQYYNGGDNHEYDGVGAAEEMMIMEEEEQNECNSVGSFYVKVNMEGVPIGRKIDLLSLNGYHDLITTLDYMFNASILWAEEEDMCSEKSHVLTYADKEGDWMMVGDVPWE